A genomic segment from Glycine soja cultivar W05 chromosome 20, ASM419377v2, whole genome shotgun sequence encodes:
- the LOC114401883 gene encoding uncharacterized protein LOC114401883: protein MTSSSSSSSHINIKSGPIDTDVLWMQPKHVSEHVWNGEEERKLHIRRAVPTYQGEEQIPEQIFPFLQQSGFGWIIKMVCVGALPINRYVILASRLFSRKSRVGKHDENWGQLFAPMIQQWNNRHALRVDAYPRQEGLLSFNSDYMVWYRRKTKMFVDPENAKTATLGEVAEALQYMVSPQGRKTCTFDDLVPYVEKITILSEEQERVTEPVSHGPASERQFPAQQFHMLQSSIETQGIDRRRDTVEAEEYSQQMAERGHGMYLLRF from the exons AtgacatcttcatcatcatcttcatcacacATTAACATTAAATCTGGCCCCATCGATACTGATGTATTATGGATGCAACctaagcatgtttcagaacatgtttggaatggggaagaagaaaggaaattgCATATCAGACGAGCTGTCCCCACGTATCAAGGGGAAGAACAAATTCCagaacaaatttttccttttcttcaacaATCTGGTTTCGGGTGGATTATCAAGATgg tttgtgtgGGAGCCTTACCCATCAACCGTTATGTCATTCTTGCCTCCCGTTTGTTTAGTCGGAAGTCTCGCGTG GGGAAACATGACGAAAATTGGGGGCAATTGTTCGCCCCAATGATTCAGCAGTGGAATAATCGGCATGCATTGAGGGTCGACGCTTATCCCCGACAAGAaggcctattgagttttaactcggactacatggtctggtataggcgaaagacaaagatgtttgttgacccaGAAAATGCAAAGAcggctacattg GGTGAAGTTGCAGAGGCATTACAATACATGgtgtctcctcaagggaggaaAACATGCACatttgatgatctcgtgccttatgtggaaaaaattacaattttatccgaagagcaagagagagtcactgagccagtgtcacatggtcccgcatcagagcgtcaatttcccgcacaacagtttcacatgcttcagtcaAGTATTGAAACTCAGGGGATAGACAGAAGAAGGGACACTGTTGAAGCGGaagaatattcccaacaaatggcggagcgtggccatggaatgtatttGCTTAGGTTTTGA